The Thermodesulfobacteriota bacterium genomic interval AAATGTCAACCTGTGATGCTGTAGTGATTAATGATGCAGACAGCGCGGGGCTTGCAGAGATGAAATTCGGAGCCGGAAAGGATTATAACAAACACGGGGGTGGAGTTGTGGTAATGGTAACGCTTGGCACAGGCATAGGAACCGCCGTTTTTGTAGATGGTCATCTTGTGCACAACACTGAACTTGGCCACATAGAGATAGATGGCAAGGACGCGGAGAAAAGAGCGGCCGCAAGTGTTAGAGAGCGCAAAAAACTGAGCTGGAAAAAATGGGGTCACAGAGTAAACGTATACCTTCAAACTATGGAGAAGTTGCTATCTCCTGACTTGTTTATTATTGGCGGCGGGGTAAGCAAAAAACCCGATAAGTTCTTTAAATATATTGAGCTTAAAACAAAAGTAGTGCCTGCACAGATGCACAATGATGCAGGTATCGTTGGGGCTGCATTATCTGTTGAGCTGTAAGTTTCGTGTTTTCTTGAAAAACCAGACTTGATATGTGATAATCCCGTGAGGGTATAAATGATACCGGGCGGAGTAATTAGCTAATAAATTGAGGTAATTACATTTGTTGCAAGAACAAAATCAACCCATATACACTTATAAACATATCCATACCCGTAAAATAGATAAAACGAGTATTAGTAAAGTATTGCTCCCAATTTTCCATTACAAAACTAAAATAAATTTCTCGATTCGGAGTTAACAAATATTGTTTAATATCAAGAGGTAAAAGAACAAAGTGCATTTTTGAAATCAGTGCTAACATTTTTGAGAATTAAAAATTCTAAGGAGATCGGCTATGGCATCTAAGCCTAAAAAGAAAAAAGATAAACTAGAGCAATTAATTATTAATACAGTTAGAACACTCTCAATGGATGCAGTTCAAAAGGCTAATTCCGGTCATCCTGGAACTCCTATGTCTATGGCTCCTGTGGCATATACAATCTGGGACAAGTTTATGAGTTTTAATCCTAAAAACCCAGACTGGCCAAACCGTGACCGATTTGTTCTATCTTCAGGGCATGCATCAATGCTTCTTTACAGCATGCTTCATATAAGCGGTTATAAAGTTTCCCTAAATGATATCAAGACCTTCAGACAGCTTCATAGTAAATGCGCGGGGCATCCCGAACACGGAATGGCACCAGGTATTGAAACTACAACAGGCCCGCTTGGGCAGGGCTATGCAACTTCTGTCGGAATGGCAATTGCTGAGAAGTGGATAGCTAAATACTTCAACCGTCCTGGGCATGAGATAATCAACTACCATGTTTTCGCCCTTGGGGGAGACGGGTGCATGATGGAGGGAATCTCAAGTGAAGCAGCTTCGCTTGCAGGTCATTTGGGTCTTAGCAATTTGATCTGGCTATACGACAACAACCACATAACAATTGAAGGCCATACAGACCTTGCTTTTAGCGAGGACGTAGCCGATAGGTTCATGGGTTACAAGTGGCATGTACAGCACGTTGGAGACGCAAATAATTTAGAACTTCTACAAGAAGCGCTTACTCGGGCTAAAAAAGAAAAAGAACAACCCTCTTTAATAATTGTAGACAGTCATATTGGTTTTGGCAGCCCGAATAAACAGGATACTGCCGCAGCCCACGGAGAGCCTCTTGGAGAGGATGAGATTAAAAAAACGAAAATAAACTACGGCTGGCCTCCTGATAAGAAATTCTATGTTCCTGATGAAGTTAAGAACTACAGAAATAAAATTCTAAAAAGGGGTAAAAGCGATGAGGATAAGTGGAATAAGAAATTCTCTAAGTACGCCTCAAAATACCCGGATTTAGCAAAAGAGTTTGAAATGATGGAAAAACATGAAATGCCAAAAGGCTGGGAGAAATGCCTGCCAACTTTCCCTGCCGATCCAAAAGGTCCGGCAACCAGAAGCTCAAACGGTAAGATCCTAAACGCAATTGGTAAAGAAATACCGTGGTTTCTTGGGGGAGCGGGTGACGTAGGGCCTTCAACTAAGACCTACTTAGAAGATACTGGCAGTTTTGAAAAAAACGCATATGATGGAAGAAATTTTCACTATGGTATTAGAGAAGCTGCAATGGCAGCAGTGACAAATGGTATGGTCCTTAGCAAGCTAAGAGCATATGCATCATGCTATTTTGTATTTTCAGATTATCTTAAAGCGCCTCTTCGCCTGTCATGTTTAATGAAAAATCCAGTTATCTATGTATTCACTCATGATAGCATAGGCCTTGGCGAAGATGGACCTACCCATCAACCAATCGAACACCTTGCCGCTCTTAGAGCAGTGCCAAATCTTGACGTTATAAGGCCTGCAGATGCAAATGAGCTTAGTGCATTGTGGAAGCATGTAATAGAAGCTAAAGATAGGACTACTGCATTTATTCTTACCAGGCAGAATGTTCCTACCTTTGACCGCAGCAAATATGCTTCTGCCAAGGGAGCTTTGAAGGGCGGCTACATTCTTGCTGACAGCAAAGGAAAGCCAGACTTAATACTAATCGGAACTGGATCAGAGGTTCAGCTGTGTCTGGGCGCCTATGAAAGGCTTACAAATGAGGGAATTAAAGTTAGAGTGGTTAGTATGCCTTGCTGGGAGCTTTTTGATCAGCAGAGCGCTCAATATCAGGAAAAGGTTTTGCCAGATTCAGTTAGAGCAAGAGTATCTGTTGAAGCCGGCTCCACAGTAGGATGGCAAAAGTATGTTGGGCTCGCTGACAATGGCACCTCTATAGGTGTAGATACCTTTGGTGAGTCGGCCCCAGTAGCAGATATTTGGCCTGAGTTTGGGTTTACAGTTAATAATGTTGCAGCTAAAGCTAGACAAACTCTTAAGAAGAACAAAAAAAGTAAGAAATAGTTATGAAACGATAAAACCATTTATAGGAGAGCACTATGCCTAATAACATTAAAGAACTTACAAAGCTGGGTCAATCAATATGGTATGACTACATTAGACGTTCTTTTTTAACTAAAGGCGAGCTTAGAGCCTTAATCGATGAAGGTCTTAGAGGTGAGACCTCAAACCCATCAATTTTAGAAAAAGCCATAGCGGGCAGCTCCGACTATGACGAAGATATCAAAGCACTAGTTGAAGAAAATAAATCAGTCGATGAGATATATGAAGCTCTAGCGTTAAAAGATATCGCAATGGCAGCGGATGATTTCAGGCCTTTATATGATGAATCAAACGCTGGCGATGGCTTTATCAGCCTAGAGGTCAGTCCAACATTAGCTAATAAGACAAAACAAACCATTCGAGACGCAAAGAGATATTTCGTTGCGCTTAACAAACCGAATGTGATGATTAAAATTCCCGCCACAAAAGCTGGAATTCCTGCTATCACAGAGGTAATAGCTTCTGGTATCAATGTGAACGTAACTCTTATGTTTAGTCTTGAGCAATACAAAGCTGTGGCAGAGGCATATATAAAAGGACTTGAGATACTTGCAGAAAACGGACCTTCAGTATTTAAAGGACACACGGTAGACAGGATTGCCTCAGTTGCATCATTTTTTGTAAGCCGAGTTGACTCTGCTGTTGATGCAGAGCTAGAAAAAAAAGGAAACAAAGCTCTTCAGGGTAAAATTGCAATAGCAAACTCTAAAGTAACATACGAAGAATACAGAAAAGTGTTTAGCGGTCCAAGATGGAATAAACTTAAAAAATTGGGCGCTAGACCACAAAGAGTTCTATGGGCGAGCACGAGCACTAAAAACCCGGCTTATCCTGACACATTATATGTGGACGAACTCATAGGCCCTAATACTGTAAACACAGTTCCTCCTGCAACATATAAGAATTTCAAGGATCACGGCACACCTAAAATCACTTTGACTAAGGGTGTTAAGCAAGCGCACGCTGATCTTGCTAAACTCAAAAGAACAGGAATCAAGCTTGATGATATTACTGATTTTCTGCTTAAAGACGGTGTTAAAAAATTTGCTGCTTCCTTTGAAACATTGATGCAAAGTATTGCTGACAAAAGGGAGCAGATTATTCAGGGAAAAAAGTCGTATACGGCTAGTTTGGGGAAACACCAGGCAGCCGTGGATAAAGCACTTGAGAACATACGCGATAACAACATAATTGAGAAAATCTGGAATTTTGACTATCTAGTTTGGGAAAAGAAACCTACTGAAATAAGTAACCGCCTTGGCTGGCTTCATATACCTGAGGTAATGGCAGACGCTATAACAGGCATTAACGTGGTGGTTAAGCAAGTCAGAAAAGAGGGCTACACTGACCTTTTACTCCTTGGCATGGGCGGCTCAAGCCTTGCGGTTGAGGTAATAAGAGAAACCTACGGATCTAGAAAGGGTTACTTAAATGTCCATGTCCTGGACAGCACCGATCCTGGAATGATATTAGACTATAGAAGAAATCTTAATATGAAGAAAACTCTATTTGTAGTATCTACCAAATCAGGCGGAACTGCAGAGACTCTTTCTTACATGAAGTATTTCTATAACGAAGTGCTTGATGAAGTAGGGAAAAAAGAAGTTGGAAAACACTTTGTCGCAATTACTGATCCCGGAAGCAACCTTGAGAATATAGCTCAGGATCTTAAATTTAGAACAACATTTTTAAATGATCCAAATATTGGCGGCCGTTACTCAGCTCTATCATTTGTCGGAATACCGCCGGCAGCGTTTCAGGGAGTAGATGTTCCGCTTCTACTCGAGCGCGCTATAAAAATGCTGCACAACAACGAGAGCTGTAACTGCGCTGTTGAAGGTGATCACTCAGGAGCTTGGCTCGGCGCAATCATGGGAGAGCTTACTTTAGCGGGACACGATAAAGTAACGTTAATTGCTTCTCCACCTATTGAGAGTTTTGGCGCTTGGGCTGAGCAGCTTATAGCTGAGAGTACTGGAAAAATCGGCAAAGGAATTTTGCCGGTTGACCGTGAGCCTAT includes:
- a CDS encoding ROK family protein, whose protein sequence is MARRIVRSPKKILGIDIGGTGIKAAPVDISKGVLLQERFRIETPQPPTPRAMLEVINKLIEHWEWKGKIGCGFPGVLKQGVVHTAANLDSQWIGVNIQHQIKKMSTCDAVVINDADSAGLAEMKFGAGKDYNKHGGGVVVMVTLGTGIGTAVFVDGHLVHNTELGHIEIDGKDAEKRAAASVRERKKLSWKKWGHRVNVYLQTMEKLLSPDLFIIGGGVSKKPDKFFKYIELKTKVVPAQMHNDAGIVGAALSVEL
- the tkt gene encoding transketolase, giving the protein MASKPKKKKDKLEQLIINTVRTLSMDAVQKANSGHPGTPMSMAPVAYTIWDKFMSFNPKNPDWPNRDRFVLSSGHASMLLYSMLHISGYKVSLNDIKTFRQLHSKCAGHPEHGMAPGIETTTGPLGQGYATSVGMAIAEKWIAKYFNRPGHEIINYHVFALGGDGCMMEGISSEAASLAGHLGLSNLIWLYDNNHITIEGHTDLAFSEDVADRFMGYKWHVQHVGDANNLELLQEALTRAKKEKEQPSLIIVDSHIGFGSPNKQDTAAAHGEPLGEDEIKKTKINYGWPPDKKFYVPDEVKNYRNKILKRGKSDEDKWNKKFSKYASKYPDLAKEFEMMEKHEMPKGWEKCLPTFPADPKGPATRSSNGKILNAIGKEIPWFLGGAGDVGPSTKTYLEDTGSFEKNAYDGRNFHYGIREAAMAAVTNGMVLSKLRAYASCYFVFSDYLKAPLRLSCLMKNPVIYVFTHDSIGLGEDGPTHQPIEHLAALRAVPNLDVIRPADANELSALWKHVIEAKDRTTAFILTRQNVPTFDRSKYASAKGALKGGYILADSKGKPDLILIGTGSEVQLCLGAYERLTNEGIKVRVVSMPCWELFDQQSAQYQEKVLPDSVRARVSVEAGSTVGWQKYVGLADNGTSIGVDTFGESAPVADIWPEFGFTVNNVAAKARQTLKKNKKSKK
- a CDS encoding bifunctional transaldolase/phosoglucose isomerase; this translates as MPNNIKELTKLGQSIWYDYIRRSFLTKGELRALIDEGLRGETSNPSILEKAIAGSSDYDEDIKALVEENKSVDEIYEALALKDIAMAADDFRPLYDESNAGDGFISLEVSPTLANKTKQTIRDAKRYFVALNKPNVMIKIPATKAGIPAITEVIASGINVNVTLMFSLEQYKAVAEAYIKGLEILAENGPSVFKGHTVDRIASVASFFVSRVDSAVDAELEKKGNKALQGKIAIANSKVTYEEYRKVFSGPRWNKLKKLGARPQRVLWASTSTKNPAYPDTLYVDELIGPNTVNTVPPATYKNFKDHGTPKITLTKGVKQAHADLAKLKRTGIKLDDITDFLLKDGVKKFAASFETLMQSIADKREQIIQGKKSYTASLGKHQAAVDKALENIRDNNIIEKIWNFDYLVWEKKPTEISNRLGWLHIPEVMADAITGINVVVKQVRKEGYTDLLLLGMGGSSLAVEVIRETYGSRKGYLNVHVLDSTDPGMILDYRRNLNMKKTLFVVSTKSGGTAETLSYMKYFYNEVLDEVGKKEVGKHFVAITDPGSNLENIAQDLKFRTTFLNDPNIGGRYSALSFVGIPPAAFQGVDVPLLLERAIKMLHNNESCNCAVEGDHSGAWLGAIMGELTLAGHDKVTLIASPPIESFGAWAEQLIAESTGKIGKGILPVDREPIGPPNNYANDRLFVYLRLAGDTTYDRKVKVLEDHGHPVVRINLQDIYDIGGEFFRWEFAIAIAGMIIGIHPFNQPNVEAAKVLARKMIAQYQEKGKLPYVRPTLTEKGITVYSSFKAKSVEDSLKKFLKLAKKGRNGGKGRSYVTLQAYVKPDDATYEAMQKFRKKVQAKYQLA